In one Shinella zoogloeoides genomic region, the following are encoded:
- a CDS encoding type 1 glutamine amidotransferase domain-containing protein codes for MPSIKESRILILATDGYERSELRVPLEELKKRGATVKIASLEKRPIKSWDKKDWGDTVDVDLTAEETSSKDFDALVLPGGQINPDLLRKEEAAMGVVKDFLASGKVVAAICHAPWLLVEADALRGRKATSYASIRTDLTNAGADWRDEEVVTDQGIVTSRSPEDLDAFVAKIVEEIEEGRHERRAA; via the coding sequence ATGCCCTCCATCAAGGAATCCCGCATTCTCATTCTCGCCACCGACGGCTACGAGCGCTCCGAGCTGCGCGTTCCGCTCGAAGAACTGAAGAAGCGCGGCGCGACGGTGAAGATCGCCTCGCTGGAAAAGCGCCCGATCAAGAGCTGGGACAAGAAGGACTGGGGCGACACGGTCGACGTCGACCTGACCGCCGAGGAAACCTCCTCCAAGGATTTCGATGCGCTCGTCCTGCCCGGCGGCCAGATCAATCCCGACCTCCTGCGCAAGGAAGAGGCGGCAATGGGCGTGGTGAAGGACTTCCTCGCCTCGGGCAAGGTGGTGGCGGCGATCTGCCATGCGCCCTGGCTGCTGGTCGAGGCGGATGCCCTGCGCGGCCGCAAGGCGACCTCCTATGCCTCGATCCGCACGGACCTGACGAATGCCGGCGCGGACTGGCGCGACGAGGAGGTGGTGACCGACCAGGGCATCGTCACCTCGCGCTCGCCGGAGGACCTCGATGCTTTCGTAGCGAAGATCGTCGAGGAGATCGAAGAAGGCCGGCACGAACGCCGCGCCGCCTGA
- a CDS encoding DUF2934 domain-containing protein — translation MDDERQEWISKRAYGLWEKAGRPHGKDREHWEQAERERAELERVALPEHLKRKRNSTEADDATSAAVASTKGMLPRNRGKVLPAAPRGRPKASQTGPAGGATTS, via the coding sequence GTGGACGACGAACGCCAGGAATGGATCAGCAAGCGCGCCTATGGCCTGTGGGAGAAAGCAGGTCGCCCGCATGGCAAGGACCGCGAGCACTGGGAACAGGCAGAGCGCGAACGCGCCGAACTCGAAAGGGTGGCTCTTCCCGAACATCTCAAGCGAAAGCGCAATTCGACCGAGGCCGATGACGCCACCAGCGCCGCCGTTGCCTCGACAAAGGGGATGCTGCCCAGGAACCGCGGCAAGGTTCTTCCCGCCGCTCCGCGCGGCCGGCCGAAGGCATCCCAAACCGGCCCCGCCGGCGGGGCCACGACTTCATGA